The Desmodus rotundus isolate HL8 chromosome 3, HLdesRot8A.1, whole genome shotgun sequence genome includes a region encoding these proteins:
- the MDM1 gene encoding nuclear protein MDM1 isoform X3 — translation MPVRFKGLSEYQRNFLWKKSYLSESCNSSVGRRYPWAGLRSDQLGNQGKCRTKIQHNAISSLLILVCSA, via the exons ATGCCGGTGCGCTTCAAG GGGCTGAGTGAATACCAGAGGAACTTTCTGTGGAAAAAGTCATACTTGTCGGAGTCCTGTAATTCCTCAGTGGGACGAAGGTACCCATGGGCTGGACTTAGATCAGATCAATTAG GAAATCAAGGCAAATGTAGAACCAAGATCCAGCATAATGCCATCTCATCCCTTCTCATCTTGGTCTGCTCTGCATAA